A stretch of the Fusarium musae strain F31 chromosome 2, whole genome shotgun sequence genome encodes the following:
- the PRE6 gene encoding Proteasome subunit alpha type-4 (MEROPS:MER0004372), producing the protein MASGYDRALSVFSPDGHVFQVEYAGEAVKRGTCAVGVKGADVVVLGCEKRSAMKLQDTRITPSKIQLLDHHVALAFAGLNADARILVDKARLEAQSHRLSVEDPVTIDYITKYVAGVQQRYTQAGGVRPFGISTLIVGFDNGSDVPRLYQTEPSGIYSAWKANAIGRSSKTVREFLERNYKEDMDREATIRLAIKSLLEVVQTGAKNIEISLMAPGATIETLPTSEIEGYVKEIEQEKQEEAAKKKTGRTPGTGSAAILTRSQDDSAAE; encoded by the exons ATGGCATCCGGCTACGACAGAGCTCTGTCGG TATTCAG TCCCGACGGCCACGTTTTCCAGGTCGAATATGCCGGCGAAGCTGTCAAGCGAG GAACTTGTGCTGTCGGTGTCAAGGGTGCCGATGTTGTGGTGCTAGGATGTGAGAAGCGCTCCGCCATGAAGCTGCAAGATACTCGCATCACCCCTTCCAAGATCCAGCTCCTCGATCACCACGTCGCCCTCGCCTTCGCTGGCCTAAATGCGGATGCTCGTATCCTCGTTGACAAAGCTCGATTAGAGGCACAGTCCCATCGGTTGTCAGTTGAAGACCCTGTTACTATCGACTACATTACCAAATATGTCGCTGGCGTCCAGCAACGGTACACACAGGCTGGTGGCGTCCGACCATTTGGCATTAGCACTCTGATTGTTGGGTTCGACAACGGCAGCGATGTCCCTCGGCTGTACCAGACGGAGCCCTCTGGCATCTACTCTGCCTG GAAGGCAAACGCTATCGGCCGCTCAAGCAAGACTGTTCGTGAGTTCCTCGAGCGAAACTACAAGGAGGACATGGACCGAGAGGCTACCATCCGGCTTGCCATCAAGTCGCTGCTCGAGGTTGTCCAGACCGGAGCCAAGAACATCGAGATTTCTCTCATGGCACCTGGCGCCACCATCGAAACACTACCTACGTCCGAGATTGAAGGCTACGTCAAGGAAATtgagcaggagaagcaggaagaagctgctaagaagaagacgggACGGACCCCTGGAACCGGCAGTGCTGCCATCCTGACTCGATCTCAGGATGACTCCGCTGCGGAATAG
- a CDS encoding hypothetical protein (EggNog:ENOG41), translating to MLDETRASVWARLKAVKPPFVSKKPHFNFISVHYTWIIGATLVASVIIYGAGRGQTSYVDSLMFASGANTQAGLNPIDVNLLNTFQQIVVYLFTITSNPITLHTSVVFLRLYWFEKRFQGWVTDARQRRATLSKAKTRPRSEAREAEEGVNGRHITVVPYQGRPPRITNDGILLDGNDVIQSQAIADDDEDENLPHKPPPASSDESDTVSAGRSNSIELSPLEKSDQGFGEGGEVNEGQSRSQNAPTGIKFAETVKRSDGVDDDLTKFPQRRSHAEHIAILERQRNQDNEILRIPGPRETERGMGPRRLDNDDTQDGDDDNNTIAMTRTVESRPDNATLDHRAPTGRRPTIVIAEPKRPLKHELTDDAKAVGGTLNALRVRKPRVFNRGQKEVHDDNESTMGRAFRTRTIDTIKSALSNDHTKDMPYLSYTPTIGRNSNFVGLTLEQREELGGIEYRSLRTLALILMSYFWGFQLIAVTFLLPFILHNEKYGRIVEGNAISRTWWGFWTANSAFNDLGLTLTPDSMNSFNTSEYVMMTMWFFIIIGNTGFPVMLRFVIWVLAQIVPKGTGLWEELRFLLDHPRRCFTLLFPSSANWWLFWILAALNAIDLLFFVVLDLNSGPVAELPVHTRIADGLFQAASTRTAGFSCFSLSDLHPAVPVLYMIMMYISIFPIAISIRRTNVYEEKSLGVYHNKKDEDEEESASALNYVGTHLRRQLSFDLWYVFVGFFFLAISEGESLKAKDFNLFDVLFEVISAYGTVGLSMGVSNVNASLCSQFTVVGKLIIVAMQIRGRHRGLPYGLDRAVLLPSEARFQKEAEENQPILVRTRTNASMATASGMEPPTSPGLPDRRGSIGRIRERTNSRIISQFLYPGPVIPSNEIHGHKRATSNNSNNLRDFPRFNTEPVFEEEKDDVPPLRTIESHSGGPRRAEANPMP from the exons ATGCTCGATGAGACGCGCGCCTCTGTATGGGCGCGGCTCAAAGCTGTCAAGCCGCCGTTTGTGTCCAAAAAACCACACTTCAACTTTATTTCCGTTCATT ATACATGGATCATTGGCGCAACCTTGGTAGCTTCCGTCATTATATATGGTGCTGGTCGCGGTCAGACGTCATATGTCGATTCTCTTATGTTCGCCAGCGGAGCCAATACACAAGCTGGACTGAACCCAATCGACGTcaaccttctcaacaccTTTCAACAAATTGTCGTTTACCTCTTTACTATAACGTCTAACCCAATCACGCTACATACTTCAGTGGTCTTCTTACGTCTTTACTGGTTCGAGAAGAGGTTTCAAGGGTGGGTTACGGACGCCAGACAGCGCCGTGCTACACTCTCTAAGGCCAAGACTCGTCCACGAAGTGAAGCCcgtgaagctgaagaaggagtCAATGGTCGGCATATTACGGTTGTGCCTTACCAGGGGAGACCTCCACGTATCACGAACGACGGCATACTTCTTGATGGAAATGACGTTATTCAATCTCAAGCGATcgccgacgatgatgaggatgaaaatCTACCACATAAACCACCACCTGCGAGCAGCGATGAAAGCGACACAGTCTCAGCCGGCCGTTCTAACAGCATAGAGCTAAGTCCTTTGGAGAAATCTGATCAGGGCTTTGGAGAGGGCGGGGAAGTGAATGAGGGGCAGAGCAGGTCACAGAATGCGCCGACAGGTATCAAGTTTGCTGAGACGGTCAAGCGAAGTGACGGAGTCGACGACGACTTGACCAAATTCCCccagagaagaagccatgcGGAGCATATCGCTATTCTAGAGCGTCAAAGAAACCAGGACAACGAAATTCTGAGGATTCCTGGTCCCCGAGAAACCGAGCGGGGGATGGGACCTCGAAGGCTTGACAATGATGATACCCAGGACGGCGATGATGACAACAACACCATTGCTATGACAAGAACTGTGGAGTCGAGGCCAGACAACGCAACACTAGACCACAGGGCACCAACAGGCCGCAGACCAACCATTGTTATTGCCGAGCCGAAACGTCCCCTCAAACACGAACTGACTGATGATGCCAAAGCCGTTGGCGGCACTCTTAATGCCCTTAGAGTGCGCAAGCCTCGTGTGTTCAACCGTGGTCAGAAGGAAGTGCACGATGACAATGAGAGCACTATGGGTCGTGCTTTCCGAACACGCACAATCGATACTATCAAGTCGGCCTTGTCAAACGACCACACGAAAGATATGCCCTACCTCAGTTACACCCCGACTATAGGTCGAAACTCTAACTTTGTGGGATTGACCCTGGAACAGCGAGAGGAACTTGGCGGTATCGAATATCGATCCCTGAGGACTTTAGCATTGATTTTAATGTCCTATTTTTGGGGGTTCCAGCTCATTGCTGTAACCTTCCTTTTGCCTTTCATTCTTCATAATGAGAAATACGGGAGAATTGTTGAAGGGAACGCTATCTCAAGAACCTGGTGGGGATTTTGGACGGCCAACTCGGCATTCAACGACTTGGGTCTGACCCTAACCCCTGATAGTATGAACTCTTTCAATACCTCAGAGTATGTAATGATGACCATGTGGTTCTTCATTATCATTGGAAACACGGGGTTTCCTGTCATGCTACGTTTTGTCATTTGGGTTCTTGCTCAGATTGTTCCTAAGGGGACCGGCCTGTGGGAAGAGCTCAgatttcttcttgaccatccTCGCCGGTGTTTCACCCTCCTATTCCCCTCGAGCGCCAATTGGTGGCTATTTTGGATCCTTGCCGCATTGAATGCCATagacttgcttttctttgtgGTCTTAGAT CTCAACTCAGGTCCAGTCGCTGAACTACCGGTTCATACTCGAATTGCCGATGGTCTATTTCAAGCTGCCTCTACAAGAACGGCAGGCTTCTCGTGTTTCAGCCTTAGCGACCTTCACCCAGCCGTCCCAGTATTGTACATGATCATGATGTACATTTCGATCTTCCCAATCGCAATCTCCATCCGCCGAACGAACGTCTACGAAGAAAAGTCTCTTGGAGTTTACCACAACAagaaagacgaagatgaagaggaatcAGCCAGCGCTCTAAACTATGTTGGTACCCATCTGCGACGCCAACTTTCTTTCGACTTGTGGTACGTTTTTGTGGGGTTCTTCTTTCTCGCCATCAGTGAAGGTGAAAGTCTCAAGGCAAAAGACTTCAATTTGTTTGATGTTCTTTTCGAAGTTATCAGTGCGTACGGAACTGTGGGTTTGAGTATGGGTGTATCCAACGTCAATGCTTCTCTGTGCTCTCAGTTCACCGTTGTTGGGAAACTCATCATCGTTGCCATGCAAATCCGTGGCCGTCATCGCGGTCTGCCTTATGGGTTGGATCGTGCTGTTCTGTTACCCAGTGAGGCACGTTTCCAGAAGGAAGCAGAGGAGAACCAACCAATTCTTGTTCGCACCAGGACAAATGCCTCAATGGCCACCGCCTCAGGTATGGAACCGCCTACTAGTCCAGGTTTACCTGATCGGCGTGGCAGTATAGGCCGTATACGCGAGCGAACAAATAGTCGCATCATTTCCCAATTTTTATATCCTGGTCCCGTAATCCCCAGCAACGAGATACACGGTCACAAACGCGCAACATCAAACAACTCTAACAACCTGCGGGATTTCCCGCGATTCAATACCGAGCCAGTGTtcgaagaggaaaaggacgatgttcctcctcttcgaaCCATTGAGTCTCATAGTGGTGGTCCTCGTCGTGCAGAGGCCAACCCGATGCCCTAA
- a CDS encoding hypothetical protein (EggNog:ENOG41), whose product MASRDASEGPSARPSSIRTASHTHTPKTTASGSDDRLKVPKRAHTFANTTPAKDGTASPDAFDTAEHSDSDDGIEITRASIELDILPIELITLTDSFIESLNAKVHPTPPNIERLSQKFQEFYTQASANINTHINALASRQSRDVSPAPSTSSISSAASRLRSKASALTKAEPEQQMITSEELASRKRTRKALEAKRSLLEEAVERRLCEGIYDKIYRHRSTQDEAQDDKLRSKTAALALVGIGPADLGIDLTGETDESEGKAGPTVEDIKEKLEPARRDIAMMTQKRYPLGKLNHLKAAHRSIVDTLAHFHPSASADEIMPMLIYTLITLPPENLHVISDVHFIQYFRWEPKLTGEAAYCLTNLEAAISFLQTVDLTTLRADEQLSGPAKSTSPRTDTFPPAYQQGEMPSSANMPETSKTKAEGGKTSASDVKASVALRNRRLSDLVNGPAQAFGAASDAVFNTADQSLKNISNSLGDSYKFLVGKLREHQDSPRESITVPRTLDDARKLVSTPSPDEEDSSGLNRLLAPDDNDLSKRPASREERVLNLIGGRRDRSADSARSGRSASSSKKVLFASDEPKTANQIPGQNPAVLDQMRNLGNSFNPMARLPSISMIRGFGRNTPSAPSTPAAKEPVKPADGGDLGTAFPDIAAALPPKEIPRIAPPNKRFMEIQTPGELKLGEVLDLLRDYRRLAGALKDIGAFETK is encoded by the exons ATGGCGTCTCGCGATGCCTCCGAGGGCCCCTCGGCTCGTCCCTCTTCCATACGCACTGCTTCCCACACGCACACTCCTAAAACAACTGCTTCTGGCAGCGACGATCGATTAAAAGTCCCCAAAAGAGCTCATACGTTTGCAAACACCACTCCGGCGAAAGACGGCACTGCATCTCCTGATGCCTTCGACACTGCCGAGCATAGCGATTCAGACGATGGAATTGAAATAACTCGGGCTTCCATCGAGCTAGACATCCTTCCCATCGAACTTATAACCTTGACGGATAG CTTCATCGAGTCTCTGAATGCAAAAGTCCATCCGACTCCTCCCAACATTGAGAGATTATCGCAGAAGTTTCAAGAGTTTTATACGCAAGCCTCTGCTAACATAAACACCCATATCAACGCCCTTGCCTCAAGACAAAGCCGCGACGTCTCTCCCGCACCATCCACCTCTTCAATATCCTCTGCCGCCAGTCGCCTTCGATCAAAGGCCAGTGCGCTTACCAAGGCTGAACCAGAGCAGCAAATGATCACATCAGAAGAGCTAGCAAGCCGTAAGAGAACAAGGAAAGCCCTTGAAGCCAAGAGGTCTCTGCTGGAAGAGGCCGTCGAGCGTAGACTGTGTGAAGGTATCTACGACAAGATTTACAGGCACCGAAGCACGCAGGATGAGGCTCAAGATGACAAACTACGCTCCAAGACTGccgccttggccttggtcgGTATTGGGCCTGCTGACCTAGGCATTGACCTCACCGGCGAGACAGATGAATCTGAGGGAAAAGCTGGCCCGACAGTGGaagatattaaagagaaGCTGGAGCCCGCCAGACGAGATATTGCCATGATGACGCAGAAGCGATATCCACTGGGTAAGCTGAATCATCTCAAAGCTGCCCATCGAAGTATCGTCGACACCCTCGCTCATTTTCATCCTTCGGCATCCGCTGACGAGATTATGCCTATGCTTATCTACACCCTTATAACTCTGCCGCCAGAGAACCTACATGTCATTAGTGATGTTCACTTTATACAGTATTTTCGATGGGAGCCGAAGCTTACAGGCGAGGCTGCTTACTGTTTGACAAACCTTGAGGCTGCTATCAGCTTTCTGCAGACAGTGGATCTTACAACACTTAGGGCGGATGAACAGCTTTCCGGTCCAGCAAAGAGCACAAGCCCAAGGACCGATACTTTTCCTCCCGCTTACCAGCAAGGAGAAATGCCCTCATCGGCAAATATGCCCGAAAcaagcaagaccaaggctGAGGGGGGAAAGACCTCAGCCTCCGATGTTAAAGCATCTGTGGCGTTGCGAAACCGTCGTCTGAGCGATCTTGTGAACGGGCCTGCACAGGCTTTCGGGGCTGCCAGCGATGCGGTCTTTAACACAGCCGACCAGAGCTTGAAAAACATATCGAACAGCCTGGGAGATAGTTACAAATTCCTCGTAGGGAAATTAAGGGAGCATCAGGATAGCCCCCGAGAGTCTATCACAGTACCTAGGACTCTAGATGATGCCCGAAAACTTGTCAGCACGCCCTCCccggatgaggaggacaGCAGCGGGCTCAACAGACTCCTTGCACCTGACGACAATGATCTTTCGAAGCGCCCAGCCTCTCGCGAAGAACGAGTCCTGAACCTGATAGGAGGCCGCCGCGACCGCAGTGCTGATAGTGCTCGAAGTGGTCGCAGTGCGAGCTCTTCAAAGAAAGTATTGTTCGCTTCTGACGAGCCTAAGACAGCCAACCAAATTCCGGGGCAGAACCCTGCCGTTCTGGACCAGATGCGCAACTTAGGCAATTCTTTTAATCCTATGGCTCGACTTCCCAGCATCAGCATGATCCGTGGATTTGGGCGCAACACCCCATCAGCCCCTTCAACCCCAGCTGCTAAGGAGCCGGTGAAGCCCGCAGACGGTGGAGATTTAGGAACA GCATTCCCTGACATCGCCGCAGCTCTTCCACCAAAAGAGATTCCTAGAATTGCTCCGCCTAACAAACGCTTCATGGAGATACAGACTCCTGGGGAACTTAAGCTGGGTGAAGTTCTTGACTTATTGCGAGATTACCGTCGTTTGGCTGGCGCATTGAAGGATATTGGTGCTTTTGAGACCAAGTGA
- the PTR8_1 gene encoding transcription factor TFIIH complex ERCC-3 subunit (EggNog:ENOG41~BUSCO:EOG09260HSP) — translation MPPKRKAGAAVQGGGKVGRSSRMSTPGAATPRTIDSNEDMPDEEEGPVDEALERDLNKNIDIFSLDRYQKRHAIRDPLPHIFGDRDFSYLVLKKDHQNRPLWIDPQKGRIILESFNPLAEQAQDFLITISEPLSRPTFMHEYALTTHSLYAAVSVGLSPEDIINTLDRFLKTPLPDEIRNFITSCTQSYGKVKLVLKNTKYYVESPDPNMLQTLLKNPKIGPLRVQGTEEITTSVAPKIGGLVIPGTQNAAGVKQANGLGQAGEQSKDGQPVQEGEVYATLNEEDDEDQEVTHSFEIADKDVETVQKECLNLGYPVLEEYDFRRDEANANLDIDLKPGTQIRPYQEKSLSKMFGNGRAKSGLIVLPCGAGKTLVGITAACTIKKGVIVLCTSSMSVVQWRNEFLKWSNINPDDIVAFTSDSKNNVFTGSTGIIVTTYAMVTQSRARSYDAEKMMKFLTGREWGLMLLDEVHVVPANIFRKVTSSIKTHSKLGLTATLLREDDKISDLNFLIGPKLFEANWMELSKQGHIARVQCAEVWCPMPTEFYDQYLKAPSRKKGLLYIMNPRKFQACQYLINYHESRGDKIIVFSDNVYALKAYALKLQKAFIYGGTGQAERLQVLENFQHNPNVNTLFLSKIGDTSLDLPEATCLIQISSHYGSRRQEAQRLGRILRAKRRNDEGFNAFFYSLVSKDTQEMYFSSKRQAFLVDQGYAFKVITQLANIEKTPGLAFADVSERRELLQKVLVENESMEEDDPNDDMFHQGTMGRKKKKGARRTAGTLGELSGGQDMAYIEQNKKLSAKRKKADSNAFFKKIGRENARRAAAQ, via the coding sequence ATGCCGCCCAAGAGGAAAGCAGGTGCTGCCGTCCAGGGTGGGGGAAAAGTGGGAAGGTCTTCGCGCATGTCAACACCTGGAGCTGCAACACCACGAACGATCGATAGCAATGAGGACATGccggatgaggaggagggccCCGTCGACGAGGCCTTGGAACGTGATTTGAACAAGAATATAGACATCTTTTCTTTGGATCGCTACCAGAAGAGACATGCGATCCGGGATCCCCTACCACACATCTTTGGCGACCGTGATTTTTCATACCtggtcttgaagaaagaCCATCAGAATCGACCTCTCTGGATAGACCCTCAAAAAGGCCGCATCATTCTAGAGAGTTTTAATCCACTCGCGGAGCAGGCTCAGGATTTCCTCATCACTATTTCTGAACCCCTGTCTCGACCGACTTTCATGCACGAATACGCCCTTACAACACACAGCCTGTACGCTGCCGTCTCTGTTGGGTTGTCACCAGAGGACATCATCAATACACTAGATCGATTTCTTAAGACACCTCTGCCCGACGAGATTCGAAATTTCATTACGAGTTGCACTCAGAGTTACGGCAAGGTGAAGCTGGTTCTCAAGAATACAAAGTACTACGTGGAAAGTCCTGATCCAAACATGCTCCAGACTCTCCTCAAGAACCCCAAAATTGGTCCTTTACGCGTCCAAGGAACGGAAGAGATCACAACATCAGTTGCGCCTAAGATTGGCGGCCTTGTCATTCCCGGAACACAGAATGCCGCCGGAGTGAAGCAGGCCAATGGCCTCGGCCAAGCAGGCGAACAAAGCAAAGATGGACAACCCGTCCAGGAGGGTGAAGTCTATGCCACGCtcaacgaggaggatgacgaggaccaGGAAGTGACGCATTCTTTTGAAATTGCAGACAAGGATGTCGAAACGGTACAGAAAGAATGCCTGAATCTAGGATACCCAGTTCTGGAGGAGTATGACTTTCGGAGAGATGAAGCCAACGCAAATTTGGATATCGATCTGAAGCCTGGTACTCAGATTCGGCCTTATCAGGAAAAAAGCTTAAGCAAGATGTTTGGCAACGGCCGAGCCAAGAGTGGACTAATCGTTCTGCCATGTGGTGCTGGAAAGACACTTGTGGGTATCACAGCAGCGTGTACTATCAAGAAGGGTGTCATTGTCCTATGCACGAGTTCAATGTCCGTTGTGCAATGGAGGAATGAATTTTTGAAATGGTCCAACATTAATCCCGATGACATTGTTGCCTTCACATCCGATTCCAAGAACAACGTCTTCACCGGAAGCACCGGGATCATCGTCACAACCTATGCAATGGTCACACAATCGCGGGCCCGATCTTACGATgcagagaagatgatgaagttcttgacaGGTCGAGAATGGGGTCTGATGCTGCTGGACGAGGTGCACGTTGTGCCCGCCAACATCTTCCGAAAAGTCACGTCTTCGATCAAGACTCATTCAAAGCTTGGTCTCACAGCTACACTTCTTAGAGAAGATGACAAGATTTCTGATTTGAACTTTCTTATCGGACCCAAGCTATTTGAAGCCAATTGGATGGAGCTTTCAAAGCAAGGGCATATTGCTAGAGTTCAGTGCGCCGAAGTATGGTGCCCAATGCCTACAGAGTTCTACGACCAGTATCTCAAAGCACCAAGCCGGAAGAAGGGTTTGCTTTATATCATGAACCCCCGGAAATTTCAGGCTTGTCAATATCTCATTAATTACCACGAATCAAGAGGAGACAAGATTATAGTATTCTCAGACAACGTGTATGCGCTCAAAGCATATGCACTAAAGCTTCAAAAAGCGTTTATCTATGGTGGCACTGGTCAAGCAGAACGTCTGCAAGTGTTGGAGAACTTTCAGCACAACCCGAATGTCAACACGCTCTTTTTATCGAAGATTGGAGACACGTCCCTCGATTTGCCCGAGGCTACCTGCCTCATCCAAATTTCATCCCACTATGGTTCACGTCGACAGGAAGCGCAGCGTTTAGGACGAATTCTTAGGGCTAAAAGGCGTAATGATGAGGGTTTCAATGCCTTTTTCTACTCTCTGGTGTCGAAAGACACGCAAGAAATGTATTTTTCCTCCAAACGTCAAGCTTTCCTCGTCGATCAGGGATATGCTTTCAAGGTCATCACACAATTAGCAAACATCGAGAAGACACCCGGACTAGCATTTGCAGATGTATCCGAGCGGCGTGAACTGTTGCAGAAAGTTCTTGTGGAGAATGAGagcatggaggaggatgaccCGAACGACGACATGTTCCATCAGGGCACTATGGGgcgcaagaaaaagaagggaGCTCGACGAACAGCGGGAACTCTCGGCGAGCTTAGTGGTGGCCAGGACATGGCGTATATCGAGCAGAATAAGAAGTTATCAGCGAAGCGGAAGAAGGCTGACAGCAATGCCTTCTTCAAGAAAATTGGACGCGAGAATGCCAGGCGAGCAGCAGCACAGTAA